In the genome of Flavobacteriaceae bacterium YJPT1-3, the window AAATGCCCTGGCCCTGGCAAACATTCGCACGACTCGGGTGGGAGGCTCTGCTCTTCAAGACGACAATACCCTCTCCCTATCGGGAAAGATTCAGGTCAACGAAGAAGCCAAAGCAGTTCAGTCCAGTTATTTTGAAGGGAGGATTGAACGACTGCATGTGAACTTTGAAGGGCAGCAAGTGCGTCAAGGACAACTCTTAGCCACGCTATACGCCCCCAACCTTATAGCCGCCCAGCAAGAGCTGCTTACTGCGGCCAGTCTTAAAGAATCTCAGCCCAAGTTGTACCAGGCGGTACGCAACAAACTCAAACTGTGGAAACTCTCTGAGACCCAGATCAACACCATTGAAAAGTCGGGAACCATCAAAGAATACTTCCCGGTCTACGCGACAGTATCCGGCACAGTGACCGACCTCTTAGTGGCTGAAGGCGACTATGTCAATCAGGGGCAACCTTTGGTTAAACTGAGTAATTTGAACTCTGTGTGGGCTGAATTTGATGCCTATGAAAGTCAAATTGAACAGCTCGAAAAGGGACAGCAGCTCCAGGTGACGGCTCAGGCCTATCCCAATAAAACGTTTGATGGAACAATCTCTTTTATCGATCCGGTATTGAATACCCAAACCAGAACGGTGACTGTTCGCGCCCAACTTAATAACCGGGATGGATTGCTCAAGCCGGGCCTGTTTATCACGGGTACTTTGGATGTTGCTCAAGGCGACAACACCTCCACGTTAAGCATTCCGGCCAGCGCAGTGTTGTGGACCGGAGAGCGTTCTGTGGTCTACGTGAAGACCGCGCCTGATACTCCTGTATTTGAAATGCGAGAGGTGGTTTTGGGCAGTCGAAGTGGGGATCAATATACGGTGATCTCCGGACTGCAAGAAGGCGAAGAGATCGTGACCAACGGAACCTTTACAGTAGATGCTGCCGCTCAGTTACAGGGCAAACGGAGCATGATGAATCAAAACCCCGGTGCCGGCAATACACGAGCTTCTGCTATGGATGGGATCAAGGGAACCACCCTCAACCTATCTCAGGACGCCCAAAAAGCCCTGCTGAGCAGTCTACAGCCTTATCTACAGATGAAAGACGCTATGGTTTCCGGTGATGATGCTGCTGTTTCCGCTTTCGCGAAAGCAACACAATCCGCATTGAATACCGTTTCAGGCTCCGCACTGCAGGCTGCTGTTCAACCCTATTGGACCCAGGTCATAGCCATGCTCAAGGCGATACAGGCTAGTGAGAATCTGGAAAATCAACGGACTCATTTTGTGGTCCTGAACGAGCATCTGGTGCCCTTGATGAAGCAGGTAGATAAGCTGAACGGTGCGCTTTACGTGCAACGCTGCCCCATGGCCAATGACAACCAGGGAGCCATCTGGCTGAGTGCGCAAAACGAAATCAAAAATCCGTATTTTGGAGATGCCATGCTGAATTGTGGAAGCGTCATAGATACCTTGAACTAATAAAAAGCGAGAAGCGAACCATGAGCCAATCAGAAAATTTATATACCGATGACAATCCGGCCTCTACCGTGGAGGGGCTCGGATTTAAAGACGAGCAAAAAGCCATAGAAAGCGTAGAGAAAGTCAAAAGACTGTTGGACGAAGGCGAAATAGATGAGACGCATGCCAAACAGATCTGCGTGACCATGGAACAGCGCTCCAAGCACCATCCCCATCGAAACGAGGACATGAAAGCCGCTGAAAAAGTGTGGCGAGATTACTTGGAGGAGTTGAAGGAGGAAACCTCAAATTCTTAAAATTTCTAGGAATATTTAATTTCTCATAATAATTGGTGCCGCATTATAATGACTTTTTACTGTTTTGAATCAATCGCCTTTTCATTGATCGATACTTGAGTCGGCGACTAAGTTCTGTCTCGAAATTATTGAACCTAGAAAGACTGATTCATAACTTGCTTAAGTAACTTGAACGCTACCGTTCCTTTGTTATAAATTAATCCTATTAGTTCTTGAAAATTATCCGTATGAGAAGTGTAAACAACTACGTATGAATGGGACAGATTCAAATGCTAGTGTTTCCCATTAAAAAACGTTCTTCTTGATTGAGTGACATCAAGCAACTATGCTCTTAATTAAAGGAGCACCATGATTTACAAACTAATGGGCATGGATAGACAGCTTCCTTATCATTTTCCCTTATGCTATGCCTGTCAATAGCGTAATAATTCTTGTTTTTCCTAGTTGGTGACAGGGCTATTCGTTGTGAAACTCAAAAGTTGATACTTAATATTTGTTTTCTCCAGCCTGTAAACCTTTAGCTCTTGGCTTTGATTAATTCTTCCCCAATCGAAATAGGTAGTTACTTTGAAATAAGTGGGATCTAATTTTTTATTTCCGAAATAAGTCAAGTTAATCAACCAATCTCCTTGTTCTAAACGTGGTATGCTGAATTCTTTACTTGAGTAACCCTTTATTTTTTCGTCCTCAATAAGGTTCTCATTAGCCGCTAAAGTATGTTGGAAGGTATAGACTTGATCTTTAGGATTAACAAATTCTAAATTGAATTCTGCTTCAGAAGTGCTCCACTCTATTACAATACGAACATCTCTTTCAAAATCTTTTTTTGTACTGTGGCTCGGGACGAATTCATGAAAAATGTTTGCAGCCTTTTGCCGATTGAAATAGAGCCATTCCATTTCGTTATATATGATCTCGCCTATACCTTCCTTTTTTGAAATATCATGATTCACTAAATAACCAAAATATAATCTCCAAGCCCTATCATAATCTCCATTTTCTACATAGGCATTGGCTAAATCACGAAAAGACTGACCGTAGGAAGGACGCGACCGAAATATTTTTTTATAGTATCCAAGAGCACTATCTAATTGTTTATTTTTTTGAGCCTGATAGGCTAAGGATTTGAGTTTCTCTGGATGGATTTTATAATCAGTATCTTCTATAATTTTGAAAACTTCCATGTCATCCGAAGTAGTAACGGCATCATTGTCATACACTTCTTTATTTGTAATGTCTATAGCATTGTTTGATTTTGAAGGATTATCATCGTAAGGGCCATTGTGAGTAACCACGACAATTACACCACCTGCTCCTAAGGAGCCATATTTAGTAACAGAAGCCAAACCTTTAAGAACATAAACAGCTTTAATATTATCCAGATTTAAACTGATTGGCTCTTCTTGAGTAATATTACCGTCAATATCCCAAAGTACAGGATAGTCCAAATTTACAGACATTCGTCTCCCTCTTAGGTAGGCTTTTCCGGTAATTCTGTCGACCCAATATCCCGATATTTTTCCATTTAAAGCTACACTCAAATTCAAATGATGGACTCCAATCTCATCTCCATCGAGAAAACTATAGGCGAAACCAGCTCTTCGAGGATCAATATTTACGTATGGATTTCTAAAACGTTTATTATTTTTTAATTCATTATTACCCTTCAAGCTGGATTTATCTTTTATGACGACTTCATCTAACTCATTGATAAATGAGTCCATCGATATGTTCAAAACGCTTGTAACGTCTTCCACGATAATAGTAACATCCTTAAATCCAACGTGAGAAAATGTAATTCTATCTCCAACTGTAGCAGATATTTGATACTCTCCAGTGGAAGAAGTAATTGTATTTCCTGTTATTTCTCTATCATTTACAACATTAACTCTACTCAATGCCTTTTCCTGATAGGAAACTTTTCCTGAAATAATCTTCTCTTCTTGACTTGTCGCAGTAAAAGTGAAGAGAATAATCACACTACTAATTAGAAACCGTTTTAACATAGATCATTAATTAGCACCTTCCCTAGAAGGAAAGGTGTAATAAAAATTAAAGACATTCACATCTGGATCCTTCGGAATCTGTTACATGCGTACATCCAATATCACAAGTAATAACAGAAGTATTACCAGTGTAGGTAGGATCATGACCACAAATAATATCTGGTGTTCCGGGCCTCCTCCCATTATCCGATTACTATCAAGATTTGAAATTCGGCTTTTAGAAAAATTTAATTTTCCTGAAACTTTCTTTTTTTTCATCTTACTTGATATATAATTAGTTACCTACTCTATTTATGGCTTTTCGGTATCGACCAATCAGTATATTGCGCAATATTTTTTTTGATTTTATATTCTAATAATTAATGTCTACACTGTTTTTATTATACTTGAGCAGTTGATACTTGATATCCGTTTTTTCTAACCTAAACAGCCTAACCTCTTGGCTTTGATTAGATCGACCCCAATCGAAATAGGCAGTTACTTTGAAATAAGTGGGATCTAATTTTTTATTTCCGAAATAAGTCAAGTTAATCAACCAATCTCCTTGTTCTAAACGTGGTATGCTGAATTCTTTACTTGAGTAACCCTTTATTTTTTCGTCCTCAATAAGGTTCTCATTAGCCGCTAAAGTATGTTGGAAGGTATAGACTTGATCTTTAGGATTAACAAATTCCAAATTGAATTCTGCTTCAGAAGTGTTCCATTCTATTACAATACGAACATCTCTTTCAAAATCTTTTTTTGTACTGTGGCTCGGGACGAATTCATGAAAAATGTTTGCAGCCTTTTGCCGATTGAAATAGAGCCATTCCATTTCGTTATATATGATCTCGCCTATAACTTCCTTTTTTGAAATATCATGATTCACTAAATAACCAAAATATAATCTCCAAGCCCTATCATAATCTCCATTTTCTACATAGGCATTGGCTAAATCACGAAAAGACTGACCGTAGGAAGGACGCGACCTAAATATTTTTTTATAGTATCCAAGAGCACTATCTAATTGTTTATTTTTTTGAGCCTGATAGGCTAAGGATTTGAGTTTCTCAGGATGGATTTTATAATCAGTATCTTCAAGAATTTTGAAAACTTCCATGTCCTCCGAAGTAGTAACGGCATCCTTGTCATACGCTTCTTTATTTGTAATGTCTAAAGCATTGTTTGATTTTGAAGGATTATCATCGTAAGGGCCATTGTGAGTAACCACGACAATTACACCACCTGCTCCTAACGAACCGTATTTAGTTACAGAAGCTAAAGATTTTAAAATGTAAACGGCTTTTATTCTAGAAATATCTAGAATTGGTGTCTGCTCTGTAAGTAATCCATCAACATCCCAAAGAACGGGATAATCTAGGTTGATAGAATAGTCTCTCCCTCTTAAGTATGCTTTGCCATCTCTAACGCTATATCCTGCTATCTTGCCAACAAGTGCTGACTGTATATCTGGGTAGATAGTTGATAAGTCATTACCATCAACAAAAGCAGACGAAAAACCAGCACGCTCAGGATCAATATTTGGATAAAATTTACTCCAATAATTATCCTTCTTTTTTCTTTTTCTCCTTTAACAAAGACCTCATTTAATTGATTTAGGTCTGAAGACATATCTAAATTCAAGGTCATAGTAACATCTTCTATAATTATTTTAACGTCCTTTAAGCCGGTATATGTAAATGATACTCTGTCTCCAGGTTGAACATTGATCGCATAGAATCCCCTCTCATTTGTAATGGTGGAAGTTTCACTATCCAGAACTTTAACATTTACGTCCTTTAGAGGATAGCCATTAGATAATACTATTCCAGACACTATCCTGTACTTATTAGGGAGATTAGGATTTTGAGCTTTTAATGCAGTAGTTAGTAATAAGCTGAAAATTAATAGTACACGTATCATATAATACTTTGAAAAACATCCTTCTTTCGAAGGATGCTATTAAATTGACAATCTATAAACACTCCCACTCAGAGCCAGTCCCCTCACTTAATGTACAAGCCATATCTTGCGTTACGCAACCAGTATCGCATGTTATAACATAGAAACGTTTAGTAGATTCGTCTGGACAACCGGTGATCGTTTCACCAGTTCCTCAAAGAATCGCACTCGATTTTAAATTGGAAATCTTGTTTCTTTTGAAAATTAATTTTCCTGAGACTTTCTTTTTTTTCATTGTATTAAAGTTAAAGATTTAACCTACTCTATTGACGGTTTTTCGGTTTCGACCGGACTCATTGCGCAAAGTAGTCATGGGTAAAACTAGAGGAAGGCTTGACTTCCCAACAAGTTCAATAAGTGCTAATTCTTGAAAATGGGGGTCGATATTCATGAATATGGGGTCGCCTAATTTGAAATATTTAAACATATGGGCGCAAACGGCCATCCTAGGTTTTTCAAAAAAGTATATTTACGATACGTCTTCAGGTGGTATCATTATGCAGCAAAGATTTAAACTCGTCTTGGGAATATTGATCTTGATACTCCATTCCAGTGATAATCTCTTAGGTCAAGAATCCAATGAAAATAATTTCACTTTTGCTCAATTGAATGATTCTATCAAAAAACATTATTTCGATACGCCTTCAATTGCTAAACAATATTCTAGATTATTCTTGACCAAAGCCAAAGATGATTCGCTGCCCATAAAAATAGCCCGAGGCTATCATTTACTTTCTGGCTTTTATTACAGGGAGCCTGAGGTCAGTCTTCAATTGTTAGATAGCTCCTTGTTAACCTACAATGAGCTGGGCCGGCACTACTATTATCCAGCAGTAGTTTACATGAATAAGGGAAGTTTGTTAGAGAAAGAAGGGCGTTTGATTGAAGCAACAAATAATCATCTCTTATCCGCTGAATATGCTGCTGCTTCAAATACATCAAATCTTCTCCATTATGCTAAGTTTAATTTAGCTGGACTGAAGCGTAGAGTAAAAAAGTACGTCGAGGCTGAGAGATTACTAGAAGAAACTATAGCTT includes:
- a CDS encoding carboxypeptidase-like regulatory domain-containing protein, with the protein product MIRVLLIFSLLLTTALKAQNPNLPNKYRIVSGIVLSNGYPLKDVNVKVLDSETSTITNERGFYAINVQPGDRVSFTYTGLKDVKIIIEDVTMTLNLDMSSDLNQLNEVFVKGEKEKRRIIIGVNFIQILILSVLVFRLLLLMVMTYQLSTQIYSQHLLAR
- a CDS encoding efflux RND transporter periplasmic adaptor subunit, yielding MNKNILYIIIAAFAGLLIGWLLFGGTRDAAMANKDTSDLSDHDHATEAQDQMWTCSMHPQIMQNEPGDCPICGMDLIPAEASAEGIAPNAIKMTENALALANIRTTRVGGSALQDDNTLSLSGKIQVNEEAKAVQSSYFEGRIERLHVNFEGQQVRQGQLLATLYAPNLIAAQQELLTAASLKESQPKLYQAVRNKLKLWKLSETQINTIEKSGTIKEYFPVYATVSGTVTDLLVAEGDYVNQGQPLVKLSNLNSVWAEFDAYESQIEQLEKGQQLQVTAQAYPNKTFDGTISFIDPVLNTQTRTVTVRAQLNNRDGLLKPGLFITGTLDVAQGDNTSTLSIPASAVLWTGERSVVYVKTAPDTPVFEMREVVLGSRSGDQYTVISGLQEGEEIVTNGTFTVDAAAQLQGKRSMMNQNPGAGNTRASAMDGIKGTTLNLSQDAQKALLSSLQPYLQMKDAMVSGDDAAVSAFAKATQSALNTVSGSALQAAVQPYWTQVIAMLKAIQASENLENQRTHFVVLNEHLVPLMKQVDKLNGALYVQRCPMANDNQGAIWLSAQNEIKNPYFGDAMLNCGSVIDTLN